In the genome of Aspergillus luchuensis IFO 4308 DNA, chromosome 2, nearly complete sequence, one region contains:
- the MEX67 gene encoding mRNA export factor mexA (BUSCO:EOG09263MNN;~COG:A;~EggNog:ENOG410PK9N;~InterPro:IPR002075,IPR005637,IPR009060,IPR018222, IPR032710,IPR032675,IPR030217;~PFAM:PF03943,PF02136;~go_component: GO:0005634 - nucleus [Evidence IEA];~go_function: GO:0005515 - protein binding [Evidence IEA];~go_process: GO:0051028 - mRNA transport [Evidence IEA]) produces MKGGKGSRGRSGGSDRGGIRKRGAATRVDREGDLMMDAGSARNRGKKGRGDSGRSQAANKAMDAIQKAISSNSDTQANIRQGGRGSGLEQVIVRGWKQSKAASNRDGGLESLIAFLEKKLSPPDSKAGTRARITKSRVEGDALIVSIRPELLERMLQLNGFSFAGAPLTTEKYDPSTGGLLDQPMLSAMAQNGGTSSAAETKAKMTTILGKRYTQQTKLLDLSKLGTDPDLLAMGIFGSTSTESKFFPALMKVWELNFDNATARREAVESVSLAHNQLANITAVTTLASTIPDLKNLDLSNNEFKDAQSLIGWRWKFRNLEFLDLSNTPFSADPTFKDTMLKWYPKLRFLNNVEVRTAEEIAAQKKTPIPVQPPHFQDDSQIAENFVRAFFAGYDNDRSGILSSVYDNHTTFTLNVNTSAPRAQQTETAPWDAYIKKSRNLLKISHLPARMSRAYTGAEKIRELWTSLPATRHPDIATHPEEWLIECYPIPGLPDISGQSSTGVGGLLIMVHGKFDEINGAKVETRSFDRTFIIGPGGGMGGIRVVSDLLCLRAYGGHEAWIPEVPPAVPQAAPPAAAAAPAAPAAPAALPVAIPGAPEGYGMPAPGKADTQVQQEQLVLQMSSNTRMTLQYSEMALSGNGWNMEAALKNFEELKVSLECVLHLRPCANKLLQAQGTLPPDAFLPAAV; encoded by the exons ATGAAGGGCGGAAAAGGTTCTCGCGGTCGCTCGGGGGGTTCGGATCGTGGAGGCATTCGCAAGCGGGGTGCTGCGACACGGGTCGATCGAGAAGGTGATCTGATGATGGACGCTGGCTCTGCACGAAACCGTGGAAAGAAGGGTCGTGGCGATTCTGGCCGGTCGCAGGCAGCGAACAAAGCCATGGATGCGATCCAAAAGGCCATCTCCAGTAACTCAGACACTCAAGCGAACATCCGACAAGGAGGACGGGGAAGTGGTCTGGAACAGGTTATTGTTCGTGGctggaagcaaagcaaagcagctTCCAACCGTGACGGCGGTCTCGAATCCCTCATCGCCTTCCTCGAGAAAAAACTCAGCCCACCCGACTCGAAAGCTGGCACACGCGCAAGGATTACAAAG TCGCGGGTTGAAGGCGACGCTCTTATCGTCTCTATTCGGCCAGAGTTGTTGGAAAGGATGCTTCAGCTCAATGGGTTTAGTTTTGCAGGTGCCCCTCTTACCACCGAAAAGTATGATCCGTCTACTGGCGGACTATTGGACCAGCCTATGCTGTCTGCTATGGCACAAAATGGCGGCACATCCTCTGCTGCCGAGACCAAGGCGAAAATGACGACAATTCTCGGCAAGCGCTACACCCAGCAAACAAAGTTACTCGATCTTTCGAAGTTGGGAACCGATCCGGATCTGTTGGCTATGGGAATCTTTGGCAGCACCTCTACCGAGTCAAAATTCTTCCCGGCACTGATGAAGGTTTGGGAGCTGAATTTCGACAATGCCACGGCGCGCCGAGAGGCAGTGGAGAGTGTCAGTCTCGCTCATAACCAGCTTGCCAACATCACAGCTGTGACGACACTAGCATCGACGATTCCCGACCTGAAAAATCTGGACCTATCCAACAATGAATTCAAAGATGCGCAGTCCTTGATTGGATGGCGCTGGAAATTCCGAAACCTCGAATTTCTCGACCTATCAAACACTCCTTTCAGCGCCGACCCTACTTTCAAGGATACCATGCTGAAGTGGTATCCCAAGCTCCGGTTCCTAAATAATGTCGAAGTCCGCACCGCAGAAGAAATAGCGGCGCAGAAGAAGACTCCGATCCCAGTGCAGCCACCACACTTCCAGGACGACTCTCAGATCGCAGAGAACTTCGTACGGGCTTTCTTCGCGGGCTACGACAACGACCGAAGCGGCATTCTCAGCAGTGTCTACGACAACCACACTACGTTCACTCTCAATGTGAACACATCGGCTCCCAGGGCCcaacaaacagaaacagcGCCCTGGGATGCGTATATTaagaaaagcagaaaccTTCTCAAGATCAGCCATCTCCCTGCACGCATGTCTAGGGCATATACCGGCGCGGAGAAGATACGCGAGTTGTGGACTAGTCTTCCGGCGACAAGACATCCTGACATTGCGACGCACCCGGAAGAATGGCTTATCGAGTGCTACCCCATCCCAGGTCTTCCTGATATTTCTGGACAGAGCTCCACGGGTGTTGGTGGTCTTCTCATCATGGTGCACGGAAAGTTCGACGAGATAAACGGGGCCAAGGTTGAAACGCGCAGTTTCGATCGAACATTCATCATCGGGCCCGGTGGTGGTATGGGCGGAATTAGGGTCGTCAGTGATCTTCTCTGCTTGCGAGCCTATGGTGGACACGAGGCATGGATTCCAGAGGTCCCACCAGCCGTTCCCCAAGCAGcacctccagcagctgcgGCTGCACCCGCAGCGCCCGCGGCACCTGCAGCACTACCAGTAGCTATTCCGGGTGCCCCCGAAGGCTACGGCATGCCGGCCCCTGGGAAAGCAGACACACAAGTCCAACAAGAGCAGCTAGTACTTCAGATGAGCTCTAATACTCGGATGACCCTTCAGTACTCTGAGATGGCTTTGTCTGGAAACGGCTGGAATATGGAGGCTGCACTGAAGAACTTTGAGGAACTTAAGGTGAGTCTAGAGTGTGTTCTTCACTTACGACCATGCGCTAATAAGCTTTTGCAGGCGCAGGGAACACTGCCTCCGGATGCTTTTCTACCCGCGGCAGTGTAA
- a CDS encoding retrograde cargo receptor ERV46 (COG:U;~EggNog:ENOG410PH7U;~InterPro:IPR012936,IPR039542;~PFAM:PF07970,PF13850;~TransMembrane:2 (i20-43o400-421i)): MPAKSRFTRLDAFAKTVEDARVRTTSGGVITIASLLVILWLVWGEWVDYRRVVVMPELVVDKSRGEKMEIHLNITFPRLPCELLTLDVMDVSGEQQTGVVHGINKVRLTSAAEGGRVIDVKALELHSKDESAKHLDPDYCGECYGATAPAGASKPGCCNTCDEVREAYAQQQWAFGKGENVEQCELEGYAERIDAQRREGCRLEGVLRVNKVVGNFHIAPGRSFTSGNMHVHDLATFFDAELPESERHTMTHEIHQLRFGPQLPDELSDRWQWTDHHHTNPLDNTKQETNEPGYNYMYFVKVVSTSYLPLGWDPLFSSSIHSAYDQAPLGSHGIAYGAEGSIETHQYSVTSHKRSLMGGDASDEGHKERLHAANGIPGVFVNYDISPMKVINREARPKTFTGFLTGVCAIIGGTLTVAAALDRGLYEGVSRMKKLHSN; the protein is encoded by the exons ATGCCGGCGAAATCGCGTTTCACAAGGCTAGATGCCTTTGCTAAAACAGTGGAGGATGCGCGCGTCCGTACCACCTCCGGAGGTGTCATCACCATAGCCTCGTTGCTGGTCATCCTGTGGCTTGTGTGGGGTGAATGGGTGGATTACAGGCGGGTGGTTGTTATGCCCGAACTGGTGGTAGATAAGTCAAGAG gcgagaagatggagattcACCTGAACATAACCTTCCCCCGTCTTCCCTGTGAGCTCCTGACTCTGGACGTCATGGATGTCTCTGGCGAGCAACAGACCGGTGTTGTCCACGGTATCAACAAGGTGCGCCTTACTTCTGCCGCAGAAGGAGGCCGCGTCATCGACGTTAAGGCCCTTGAGCT TCACTCCAAGGATGAGAGCGCCAAGCATCTCGACCCTGATTACTGCGGTGAATGTTACGGCGCGACTGCTCCTGCCGGTGCAAGCAAACCTGGATGCTGCAACACCTGCGACGAAGTCCGTGAGGCCTATGCACAGCAACAGTGGGCATTCGGAAAGGGCGAGAACGTTGAGCAGTGCGAGCTTGAGGGCTACGCGGAGCGCATCGATGCGCAACGCCGTGAGGGCTGCCGCCTTGAGGGTGTCCTCCGTGTGAACAAGGTGGTCGGTAACTTCCACATTGCTCCGGGTCGCAGTTTCACCAGCGGAAACATGCACGTCCACGACCTCGCAACCTTCTTCGACGCCGAATTGCCCGAATCTGAGAGACACACCATGACTCACGAGATCCACCAGCTGCGGTTTGGACCTCAACTTCCCGACGAGCTCTCTGATCGCTGGCAATGgactgaccaccaccacaccaaccCTCTGGACAACACCAAGCAGGAGACAAACGAGCCCGGCTACAACTACATGTACTTCGTCAAGGTGGTGTCGACCTCTTATCTTCCCCTGGGTTGGGATCCGTTGTTCTCgtcctccatccactccgcGTACGACCAGGCCCCTCTTGGCTCCCACGGAATTGCCTACGGTGCTGAGGGCAGCATCGAGACACACCAGTACTCTGTGACCTCGCACAAGCGCTCGCTGATGGGCGGAGACGCCTCCGACGAAGGCCACAAGGAGCGTCTGCACGCCGCCAACGGCATTCCAGGAGTCTTCGTCAACTACGACATCTCCCCCATGAAGGTCATCAACCGGGAGGCCCGTCCCAAGACCTTCACCGGTTTCTTGACTGGCGTGTGCGCCATCATCGGTGGTACCCTGACCGTCGCGGCAGCCCTAGACCGTGGTCTCTACGAGGGTGTcagcaggatgaagaagctccaCTCGAACTGA
- a CDS encoding PH domain protein (COG:S;~EggNog:ENOG410PG3N;~InterPro:IPR001849,IPR011993) encodes MGRSRVLSLMSVFGGSSRKDNLSQHHRTSSASLTLNNPPRRVDTPSSDTPSPLDASPISGTPHVERRVTSRPESTLFSHNPPLLEFSQDTPPELQPIFGYLNSHANKLYHEGYFLKLNDLDIHGRPCADRQWVECYAQLVGTALSLWDAAALDAAEESEDVCPTFINLADASIKMLETLPTRNQGAQSLKNILSICSAGQNRYLLHFNSFHSLTQWTAAIRLALFEHTSLYEAYTGSIIAGKGKGLNSIKTILDRHRYKHEDWARVRFGAGTPWRRCWFVITPPNEKEFQKAQKSIKKKSAYDRAPRLITGDIKFYDTKKTKKARPIATITDAYAAYAIYPQSRALIEQSTLVKIEGKITVHSQTESTTDGFVFVMPEVHPAVSGFEMMLRFLVPTFDTFNLYGRPTRLIAATNHIKSIMFAFPNQRRYGYLDILDISSLMQTPGSQDWSEAEWRQQLKEATARRMAAAGSRTSSISASKPRFRSTMPNRQSNGRAMTHQRNCTSPVNRLDSNQSNDAVAPGAPSDVSISPIHHSRGSSDTAGFASIRRQAQAAEASPASSDQELVARGSERPGTSGVDDHRSTGSGRNQQLDPDDEPLGQHFRSTSPPSPVVLPPAFTHAPGEMPAMRPQPSPDLRKATNRMSDATLTQLLAASGSMNLLGASFPSGSHETIKESNQPSPLTPHTSSDQQGAPSLLSDTSEKRATLQEQGPPTPEDRPSNFGPPLTLPKRASLRLDTTKAVKRKPLPAHQIRESDAASVAGEPSYEDLRHTVDEEVLNWVGSRQFSLTSPDKESHQDEESIYDDASATSPDYASTRGSIYSKRSVRSVTRPRMGVMKTVGSGPPRQDLVIGDAHYTVDEPKLEPSADIPSIDFGPTLTYLPTTGRPSTGDTLKKSTHQRSDSNSTEKQFSYQAERQHSRSPSNNMMWQPGMTAPRPTTPGRLTAEQFVQQRSAPSPPIATHNRTLSSTPPPPRPASGDWTNNSRPQSHLSGNRDAPPRPRSRGANSIMNYNELSSHLSAREQEHVARMTGAPLLDISNLNKAQPTPVNPMGLVGAIDAREREKKTIREGLSNQMVQHAIVQRQQNWQQQQMASNASAAAYNPGSHYSLYNMPTASRTWDALNQPYRPDEPRRQSWYGQFASQQAQTPPIYQQNPPYGQHPGYSGNASTLHY; translated from the exons ATGGGTCGCTCGCGTG TGCTTTCTCTTATGTCGGTTTTCGGGGGATCGTCCCGTAAAGACAACCTCAGCCAGCATCACCGGACATCGTCGGCCTCGCTCACACTGAACAATCCTCCGCGAAGAGTAGACACACCTTCTTCGGATACCCCCTCGCCTCTCGATGCTTCACCGATAAGCGGGACTCCACATGTCGAACGACGGGTAACATCGCGGCCGGAGTCGACGCTGTTCTCTCACAATCCTCCGCTGCTGGAGTTCTCGCAGGATACCCCTCCAGAGCTCCAACCAATATTTGGATATCTGAACAGCCATGCCAACAAGCTATACCACGAAGGATATTTCCTTAAGTTGAATGATCTGGACATTC ATGGCCGTCCCTGTGCTGATCGCCAATGGGTGGAATGCTATGCGCAGCTTGTCGGGACCGCTCTTTCGTTATGGGATGCCGCAGCGCTGGACGCCGCAGAAGAGTCGGAAGACGTCTGCCCTACTTTCATTAACCTGGCTGATGCTTCAATAAAGATG CTTGAGACTCTGCCAACGAGAAACCAAGGAGCGCAGTCCCTGAAGAACATCTTGAGTATATGTTCCGCTGGTCAAAATAGATACCTTTTGCATTTCAATTCCTTCCACTCTCTGACGCAGTGGACCGCAGCCATACGACTCGCTTTGTTCGAACACACGTCCTTATATGAGGCATATACGGGTTCGATCATTGCGGGCAAGGGTAAAGGTCTCAACAGTATCAAAACCATTCTGGATCGCCACCGTTACAAACACGAGGATTGGGCCCGCGTGAGATTCGGGGCAGGCACGCCCTGGAGACGGTGCTGGTTTGTTATCACGCCTCCGAATGAGAAGGAATTCCAGAAAGCGCAGAAGTCAATAAAGAAGAAGTCGGCGTATGATCGAGCACCCCGACTGATAACTGGCGACATCAAATTCTATGATacgaagaagaccaagaaagcGAGGCCTATTGCGACCATCACGGATGCATACGCCGCTTACGCCATCTATCCCCAGTCGAGGGCGTTGATCGAACAGTCGACCCTGGTCAAGATCGAAGGAAAGATTACGGTTCACTCACAAACAGAGTCGACAACCGACGGGTTTGTCTTCGTCATGCCCGAAGTCCATCCAGCGGTTTCTGGGTTTGAGATGATGCTCCGGTTTCTCGTCCCTACATTTGACACGTTTAACCTTTATGGGCGGCCCACTCGTCTTATTGCCGCCACCAACCATATCAAGAGCATTATGTTTGCCTTTCCGAACCAAAGGCGCTATGGCTATCTTGATATTTTGGATATCTCCAGTCTCATGCAGACACCAGGAAGTCAGGATTGGAGCGAGGCGGAATGGAGACAGCAACTCAAGGAGGCTACAGCGCGTCGCATGGCGGCTGCTGGAAGCAGGACGAGCAGCATCTCTGCAAGTAAGCCACGCTTCAGGTCCACAATGCCGAACAGACAATCCAACGGCCGCGCCATGACGCATCAACGCAACTGCACTTCCCCGGTGAACCGGCTAGATTCTAACCAGTCCAACGATGCTGTTGCGCCTGGTGCCCCCAGTGATGTTTCCATCTCTCCAATTCATCATAGTAGGGGCTCTTCGGACACGGCTGGATTTGCTTCCATCAGAAGACAAGCGCAAGCCGCTGAAGCATCCCCAGCATCCTCCGATCAGGAACTTGTGGCACGTGGCAGTGAGCGCCCAGGTACTAGCGGGGTAGACGACCACAGAAGCACTGGGAGCGGCAGGAATCAGCAGCTCGACCCCGACGATGAGCCGCTTGGACAACACTTCCGTTcaacctcccctccatctcctgtaGTCCTGCCACCGGCCTTCACACACGCACCGGGAGAAATGCCCGCAATGCGACCTCAGCCTTCACCGGATTTGAGAAAAGCGACTAATAGGATGTCTGACGCCACTTTGACACAGCTTCTCGCTGCCTCTGGAAGCATGAATCTACTTGGcgcttctttcccttccggCAGCCATGAAACGATCAAGGAGTCCAACCAACCTAGTCCGCTAACACCTCACACTAGCTCTGATCAGCAGGGTGCGCCATCGCTCTTATCAGATACAAGCGAGAAGAGAGCTACTCTCCAGGAACAAGGGCCACCAACGCCTGAAGATCGTCCAAGTAACTTCGGCCCGCCGCTCACTTTGCCGAAGAGAGCAAGTCTTCGTTTAGATACAACAAAGGCCGTGAAACGGAAGCCTCTGCCTGCGCATCAGATCCGAGAATCCGATGCCGCAAGTGTTGCAGGAGAGCCTAGCTACGAGGACCTGCGCCATACTGTTGATGAAGAGGTCCTGAACTGGGTCGGCTCCCGCCAATTCTCGCTCACTTCTCCTGATAAAGAGAGCCACCAAGATGAGGAAAGCATATATGATGACGCGTCTGCAACTTCTCCCGATTATGCCAGTACTCGGGGGTCTATCTACAGCAAGCGCTCGGTTAGGTCAGTCACTAGGCCCAGAATGGGAGTCATGAAAACCGTGGGATCTGGTCCCCCGAGACAAGACTTGGTCATCGGTGATGCACATTACACCGTTGACGAACCGAAACTGGAACCCAGTGCCGATATCCCCAGCATCGACTTTGGGCCGACCTTAACTTATCTACCTACGACTGGGCGTCCCAGTACGGGCGATACTCTGAAGAAATCCACACACCAGAGGAGCGACTCAAACTCAACAGAAAAGCAGTTCTCTTATCAGGCAGAACGACAGCATTCAAGGTCTCCGAGTAATAACATGATGTGGCAGCCGGGTATGACTGCACCCCGTCCGACCACTCCAGGCAGGCTTACAGCGGAGCAATTCGTGCAACAACGATCAGCCCCAAGTCCCCCAATCGCCACCCATAACCGAACTCTTTCCTCTACACCACCGCCCCCTCGCCCTGCTTCCGGGGACTGGACTAATAATTCTCGGCCCCAATCGCACTTGTCTGGCAATCGAGATGCACCGCCTCGCCCACGTTCCCGCGGCGCCAATAGCATCATGAACTACAATGAACTGTCGTCTCATCTTTCAGCTCGTGAACAGGAACACGTAGCTCGTATGACTGGTGCGCCTCTACTCGACATATCCAATCTCAACAAAGCCCAGCCGACCCCGGTAAACCCCATGGGTCTGGTGGGAGCGATTGATGCTCGTGAGCGCGAGAAGAAAACCATCCGTGAAGGCCTGTCCAACCAAATGGTACAGCATGCGATCGTGCAACGCCAGCAAAATtggcaacaacagcagatGGCTTCCAACGCTTCCGCAGCTGCCTACAATCCGGGCAGTCACTATAGTCTTTACAATATGCCCACGGCGAGCCGCACGTGGGATGCCCTCAACCAGCCATACCGGCCAGATGAACCCCGGCGCCAGTCTTGGTACGGACAATTCGCATCACAGCAGGCGCAAACTCCTCCTATCTACCAGCAAAACCCACCTTATGGCCAACATCCAGGCTACTCTGGTAATGCTAGCACCCTGCATTACTAA
- a CDS encoding uncharacterized protein (COG:S;~EggNog:ENOG410PZJT) has translation MDITCSSPFVSAPIQEMVAEPIDIVLDEPTDTCAMVEEKADEIIEAENESLDQLMIEFTRGFDPGSFVDEVSKSIPRILKDIFPGSYEHLLSMLFESDDKMHATQMKLEEWLLKRYPQILNKIDTERQETNITDETYFGAEIEVLRKMVAFLRKESDKPVFWLNARRASPIKAREQLEASIRVIELFKSDVMIAMKMDTEDRKIYNPLPVSTERTALLSIKQLRIDACKASLSWEGYMDSAIVFTSFFHAYKAYTCVHKPDKARAWGWLPPQGLAPPRLSAEIAQVGDLVKWDFEHENSAFDLLLKTALWLGMARGLPAVHLFCDVARLFTTHKPSPTANEPYIRFLRHLAQTRVSIAGIKSTPPTPVPFKGSDENTNRGYFEDVFDSDKILEKDLTKTLSLLAMNTNDFKLSATPPKYSFRKKAKMIEQACVVEENHTKKWPQKDPHPVKPPSPIPEEPEPASPPQDTEPDFLDQIEYVSLHPYMKIKTKENLSTLSKARRATLFFSPPREIAAATVQRL, from the exons ATGGATATCACCTGTTCTTCTCCGTTTGTCTCTGCACCGATTCAGGAGATGGTCGCCGAGCCGATCGACATCGTACTTGATGAGCCCACCGATACCTGTGCGATGGTGGAAGAGAAAGCCGATGAGATCATCGAGGCCGAGAATGAGAGCCTTGACCAACTGATGATAGAGTTTACCAGAGGGTTTGATCCTGGAAGCTTTGTTGATGAGGTCTCTAAATCAATCCCTCGTATTCTTAAAGATATCTTCCCAGGTTCCTACGAGCATCTTTTGAGCATGCTGTTTGAAAGCGACGACAAAATGCACGCCACCCAGATGAAGCTAGAGGAATGGCTTCTGAAAAGATACCCTCAGATTCTCAACAAGATCGATACCGAACGACAGGAGACAAACATAACCGATGAGACGTATTTTGGGGCTGAGATTGAGGTCTTAAGAAAGATGGTGGCATTCTTACGCAAGGAATCTGATAAACCAGTCTTCTGGCTCAATGCTCGGCGTGCAAGTCCTATCAAAGCTCGTGAGCAGCTTGAAGCATCTATCCGGGTCATCGAACTGTTCAAAAGCGATGTCATGATTGCGATGAAAATGGACACGGAGGATA GAAAAATTTACAATCCTCTCCCCGTCTCCACGGAACGCACCGCTCTACTGAGTATCAAACAACTTCGGATTGACGCATGCAAGGCATCACTTTCTTGGGAAGGTTATATGGACTCTGCTATCGTGTtcacctctttcttccatgcCTACAAGGCTTATACCTGCGTGCATAAGCCAGACAAAGCCCGTGCATGGGGCTGGCTCCCACCACAGGGACTTGCACCTCCACGCTTGTCTGCAGAGATAGCCCAGGTGGGTGATTTGGTAAAATGGGACTTTGAGCATGAAAATAGCGCATTCGATCTGCTACTCAAGACGGCCCTTTGGCTAGGTATGGCGAGAGGTCTCCCAGCGGTGCATCTATTCTGTGACGTCGCTCGACTTTTCACGACGCACAAGCCCTCCCCAACGGCAAACGAGCCATATATTAGATTTCTGCGTCATCTGGCACAAACAAGAGTCTCCATTGCCGGAATCAAGTCCACTCCGCCCACGCCTGTTCCATTCAAGGGGTCCGACGAAAATACCAATCGCGGTTACTTCGAAGACGTATTCGATTCAGACAAgatcttggagaaggaccTAACCAAGACCCTTTCGTTGCTTGCTATGAATACCAATGACTTCAAGCTATCTGCCACGCCTCCGAAATACTCGTTTCgcaagaaggcgaagatgatcGAGCAGGCTTGTGTTGTGGAAGAGAACCACACGAAGAAGTGGCCTCAGAAAGATCCG CACCCTGTgaaacctccttctccaattccTGAGGAACCTGAACCGGCTTCGCCCCCGCAGGATACGGAACCTGACTTTCTTGATCAAATCGAATACGTCTCA CTTCACCCATAT ATGAAAATCAAAACGAAAGAAAACCTCTCCACTCTGTCGAAAGCAAGAAG GGCAaccctctttttttctcctcctcgtgAGATCGCCGCGGCAACCGTGCAACGTTTGTGA